A section of the Castanea sativa cultivar Marrone di Chiusa Pesio chromosome 12, ASM4071231v1 genome encodes:
- the LOC142619557 gene encoding receptor-like serine/threonine-protein kinase ALE2, translated as MPALILILLPLLNFVFSCSGHPLLHVFLSPLLPTRPFSMKETLLEHERSISMGVSYAASKPPKTWVVKPSLGPSTAPAPSPLYQGPSSNPSPIRGHHHHHQHVKPDAIAPSPSKNHACDQICIEPLTATPIGSPCGCVFPMQVRLLLDVATLSVFPVMRELEIEIAEGTYLEQSQVKIMGVIANSQNQESTVVDINLVPLGEKFDNTTAVLTSDRFWHKKVPLNTTLFGNYEVLYIRYPGIPSSPPYGSYSGNGPTGSVGDLPITANFINKNQRMNLKTIAIISLSAFVLLLVFIGAVSIFLKWRKVRRPSNAVGPAFTPSANKRSGIGSVLSSSIASSTSVSLMSTMANCVLSAKTFSLAELEKATDKFSSKRILGEGGFGRVYLGIMEDETEVAVKLLTRDNQNGDREFIAEVEMLSRLHHRNLVKLIGICIEGRTRCLVYELVHNGSVESHLHGVDKNKGPLDWDARMKIALGAARGLAYLHEDSNPRVIHRDFKASNVLLEDDFTPKVSDFGLAREATEGSCHISTRVMGTFGYVAPEYAMTGHLLVKSDVYSYGVVLLELLTGRKPVDMSQPPGQENLVTWARPLLTSREGLEQLVDPSLAGSYDFNDMAKVAAIASMCVHPEVTHRPFMGEVVQALKLIYNDTDETCGDCCSRKESSAQESDFKGDFAPSDSNWWNAGGITPRLTYGQASSFITMDYSSGPLEEMENRPFSASSLFGDEMSLPIRHGNRSGPLRTVRSKAALYRFTGSRSEHGGLLPRRAWNDAYWV; from the exons ATGCCAGCTCTGATTCTGATTCTGCTTCCTCTACTCAACTTCGTTTTCTCTTGCTCAG GCCATCCTTTGTTGCACGTATTTTTGTCTCCTCTTCTACCAACCCGGCCGTTCTCTATGAAAGAAACCTTACTGGAACACG AAAGGTCAATTTCGATGGGTGTGTCATATGCTGCATCAAAACCGCCCAAAACATGGGTGGTTAAGCCCTCTTTGGGACCATCCACTGCCCCTGCACCTTCTCCACTTTACCAAG GTCCTAGCAGTAATCCCTCACCAATACGcggtcatcatcatcatcatcagcatGTTAAACCTGATGCAATTGCTCCATCCCCTTCAAAAAACCATG CTTGTGATCAAATTTGTATAGAGCCACTTACTGCAACTCCCATTGGTTCACCTTGTGGTTGTGTGTTTCCCATGCAAGTCAGACTTCTTCTTGATGTAGCCACTTTATCTGTTTTTCCTGTAATGAGGGAGCTAGAGATTGAGATCGCGGAAGGCACCTATTTGGAGCAAAGCCAAGTTAAAATTATGGGTGTTATTGCCAACAGTCAAAATCAGGAAAGTACTGTTGTGGATATTAACTTGGTTCCACTGGGAGAGAAGTTTGATAATACTACTGCAGTACTGACATCTGACAGATTTTGGCATAAGAAAGTGCCTCTAAATACAACTCTTTTTGGTAACTATGAAGTGCTATACATTCGTTATCCAG GGATTCCTTCTTCACCACCTTATGGGAGTTACAGTGGCAATGGACCAACAGGAAGTGTTGGAGACCTCCCAATCACAGCAAATTTTATCAACAAGAACCAGCGGATGAACCTCAAAACCATTGCCATAATATCTTTGTCTGCATTTGTGCTCCTATTAGTTTTCATTGGAGCAGTCTCTATCTTTTTGAAGTGGAGGAAGGTTAGAAGACCGTCAAATGCCGTTGGTCCAGCATTTACACCCTCTGCAAACAAAAGATCTG GCATAGGGTCTGTATTATCAAGTAGTATTGCAAGCTCAACATCAGTATCCCTGATGTCCACCATGGCTAACTGTGTTCTCTCTGCTAAAACATTTTCACTTGCTGAGCTTGAGAAGGCAACAGATAAGTTCAGTTCAAAGAGGATTTTGGGTGAAGGAGGATTTGGACGTGTTTACCTTGGGATTATGGAAGATGAAACTGAAGTTGCAGTTAAATTGCTTACAAGGGATAATCAAAATGGGGACCGTGAATTTATTGCAGAAGTTGAGATGCTAAGTCGATTGCATCACCGTAATCTTGTGAAACTGATTGGTATATGCATTGAAGGGCGGACACGGTGCTTGGTGTATGAGCTTGTTCACAATGGCAGTGTTGAGTCCCATTTACATG GTGTTGACAAGAACAAGGGCCCTCTAGACTGGGATGCACGGATGAAGATTGCCCTTGGAGCAGCAAGAGGATTGGCCTATCTTCATGAAGATTCTAATCCTCGTGTAATACACCGTGATTTCAAGGCTAGTAATGTTTTACTAGAAGATGACTTTACCCCCAAGGTTTCAGATTTTGGGTTGGCCAGGGAAGCAACCGAAGGAAGTTGTCATATTTCTACTCGGGTCATGGGAACTTTTGG GTATGTCGCCCCAGAATATGCAATGACAGGGCATCTACTTGTCAAGAGTGATGTCTACAGTTATGGGGTTGTGCTCCTTGAGCTTCTCACTGGAAGAAAACCTGTGGACATGTCCCAACCTCCTGGACAGGAGAATCTGGTAACTTGGGCACGGCCACTACTGACCAGTAGAGAAGGTTTGGAGCAGTTGGTTGATCCTTCTTTGGCTGGAAGTTATGACTTCAATGACATGGCTAAGGTGGCAGCCATTGCTTCCATGTGTGTTCACCCAGAGGTGACTCACAGACCTTTTATGGGTGAAGTTGTGCAAGCTCTGAAACTAATATACAATGACACAGATGAGACTTGTGGAGATTGCTGTAGTCGAAAGGAGTCTTCTGCTCAAGAATCTGACTTTAAAGGAGACTTTGCCCCTTCTGATAGCAATTGGTGGAATGCAGGTGGGATCACCCCTCGGTTAACTTATGGGCAAGCCTCTTCCTTCATCACAATGGATTACAGTTCTGGTCCACTTGAAGAGATGGAAAACAGACCGTTTTCAGCTTCAAGTTTGTTTGGGGATGAGATGTCTTTACCGATTAGGCATGGGAACAGATCAGGTCCCTTGAGAACAGTCCGAAGCAAGGCGGCCTTGTATAGATTTACAGGAAGTAGGAGTGAGCATGGGGGACTGCTTCCAAGGCGTGCTTGGAATGATGCGTATTGGGTATAA